One Leptospira fletcheri genomic window carries:
- a CDS encoding nicotinamide-nucleotide amidohydrolase family protein: MKSPRFVVVSTGSELTAGRSQDTNSSWIANELFGLGFSVEKFLVLPDSPERIASELRSLAKEGDQENPLVVIMTGGLGPTEDDYTLQVVCELTDSSPVEDPTALDRLKAIYRLRGRLFEENLKTAIRQVSIPSKSEVLPNSVGIAPGFWVELSPGSHLGCMPGVPKEMTAMFSSHLAPVLKQMFRPGELHSDFLFVWGMSESTFQQEFIQGIPALQEGKAIWGVAAKRGFLRVTYQSAKPEVVSELIRATREKYGEICTGDVFEELPKLLLERKLTVGTAESCTGGLTAKLFTDRPGSSEYFLGAIVSYANEVKVRQLGVRKNTLDTYGAVSREAAEEMADGAAKALETDLAISITGIAGPGGGTPTKKVGTVFIGIHVRGKSTIVHELYFPFKRDLFRDATATTSLYLLYNRLRNDA; encoded by the coding sequence ATGAAATCCCCTAGATTCGTAGTCGTCTCCACAGGTTCGGAACTGACGGCGGGTAGGAGTCAGGATACGAATTCCTCCTGGATCGCAAACGAGTTGTTCGGACTCGGATTTTCCGTGGAAAAATTCCTGGTACTTCCGGATTCGCCCGAGCGGATCGCGAGCGAGTTGCGCTCTCTTGCGAAAGAAGGGGACCAAGAAAATCCTCTCGTCGTCATTATGACCGGAGGATTGGGTCCCACTGAAGACGATTACACATTGCAAGTGGTCTGCGAATTAACGGACTCTTCCCCCGTAGAAGATCCGACGGCGTTGGACAGATTGAAGGCAATCTATAGACTGCGGGGAAGATTGTTCGAAGAAAATCTAAAAACCGCGATCCGGCAGGTTTCGATTCCGTCCAAATCCGAGGTTCTTCCGAATAGTGTGGGCATTGCTCCCGGATTTTGGGTGGAACTTTCTCCGGGTAGCCATCTCGGTTGTATGCCCGGAGTTCCGAAAGAAATGACCGCCATGTTCTCCTCTCATCTCGCTCCGGTATTGAAACAGATGTTTCGACCGGGAGAACTACATTCGGATTTTCTTTTCGTTTGGGGAATGAGCGAGTCCACGTTTCAGCAGGAATTTATACAAGGGATCCCCGCTTTGCAGGAAGGAAAAGCGATTTGGGGAGTGGCTGCGAAAAGAGGATTTTTAAGAGTCACGTACCAATCTGCAAAGCCTGAAGTCGTTTCGGAACTGATTCGGGCCACGCGAGAAAAATACGGGGAAATCTGCACAGGAGACGTGTTCGAAGAACTACCGAAACTGCTTTTGGAAAGAAAACTCACCGTAGGAACTGCGGAAAGTTGCACGGGCGGATTGACTGCGAAACTGTTTACGGACAGACCTGGATCTTCGGAATACTTTTTAGGAGCGATCGTCTCTTACGCGAACGAAGTGAAGGTAAGACAACTAGGAGTCCGGAAAAACACTTTGGATACGTACGGAGCCGTGAGCCGCGAAGCGGCGGAAGAGATGGCGGATGGCGCGGCGAAGGCGTTGGAAACGGATCTTGCAATCAGTATCACTGGGATCGCCGGTCCTGGCGGCGGAACTCCTACGAAGAAGGTCGGAACCGTATTCATCGGAATCCATGTCCGAGGAAAAAGCACGATCGTACACGAATTGTATTTTCCTTTTAAACGGGATTTGTTCCGGGACGCGACGGCGACGACATCTCTGTATTTACTATATAACAGATTGAGGAACGACGCATGA
- the argS gene encoding arginine--tRNA ligase: protein MKETETVKKTVLSALNEAVLHYCKTEAPHLDPKDLKIRIEYSREESFGDYSTSFPLENSKLLGRKPLETAAILVKFLESKSELFEKVDFTPPGFVNFRMAPSFLVLFLESWIESKLSYPQVSEPKKISLEFVSANPTGPLNIVSARAAATGDALANLMKAVGHRVEKEFYVNDYGNQVFLLGVSTLVRIRESLGEVGSVQESDDGRSLEELLQKNVIPSEGYRGDYLKEIAKSLLTDPARGGEIRTLLTDGSYWTLAEKCARWAVESNLIWQRKDLDLFGVEFDRFFSETTLHDSGKVLGVLENLKNSGKIFEEESKQVFRSTDYGDDKDRVVVRDDGRPTYLLADIAYHLDKVERKYDKIIDIWGPDHHGYIARLAGAVQALGYPKENFQVIIAQQVNLLMAGQKMKMSKRAGEFQTMEDLLGYLGKHARDVARYFFVMRSLDSPLDFDLDLAKDESDKNPVFYLQYAHARICSIFREVGTHSDAAALRDLEMTEERKRLLFWAARFPEEVLDAANSLEPHRLTNYLQNLARSFTQFYIAKNNRLKDSEESLRTGLARICIFAQKALSSGLGLLGVTAPDRLEKEA, encoded by the coding sequence ATGAAAGAAACGGAAACCGTTAAGAAAACCGTACTCTCCGCGCTGAACGAAGCCGTTTTACACTATTGCAAAACGGAAGCTCCTCATCTGGATCCGAAGGATCTGAAAATTCGTATAGAGTATTCCAGAGAGGAATCCTTCGGAGACTATTCCACTTCTTTCCCTTTAGAGAATTCCAAACTATTAGGCCGAAAACCCTTGGAAACCGCAGCCATCCTCGTGAAGTTTTTGGAAAGTAAATCGGAACTCTTCGAAAAAGTGGATTTTACCCCGCCGGGGTTCGTCAATTTTCGGATGGCTCCTTCTTTTCTCGTCCTGTTTTTGGAATCCTGGATCGAGTCGAAACTTTCCTATCCTCAGGTTTCCGAACCCAAAAAAATCAGTTTGGAATTCGTCAGCGCCAACCCCACCGGACCTTTGAACATCGTTTCGGCACGAGCTGCGGCGACCGGGGACGCTTTGGCGAATTTGATGAAGGCGGTCGGCCACCGTGTGGAAAAGGAATTTTACGTAAACGACTACGGCAACCAGGTTTTCCTACTCGGGGTTTCCACTTTGGTGAGGATCCGGGAAAGTTTGGGAGAAGTAGGTTCCGTCCAGGAATCCGATGACGGACGTTCCTTGGAGGAATTACTTCAGAAAAACGTAATTCCTTCGGAAGGATACCGGGGGGATTATCTTAAGGAAATCGCAAAGTCATTGTTAACCGATCCTGCGAGAGGGGGTGAGATCCGGACCCTCCTGACCGACGGTAGTTACTGGACTCTCGCCGAAAAATGCGCACGTTGGGCGGTGGAATCGAATCTGATCTGGCAGAGAAAGGACCTGGACCTGTTCGGAGTGGAGTTCGATCGTTTTTTCTCCGAAACTACGCTTCACGATTCGGGAAAAGTCCTAGGAGTACTCGAGAATCTGAAGAATTCCGGAAAGATCTTCGAAGAGGAGAGCAAACAGGTCTTCCGTTCCACGGACTATGGAGACGACAAGGACAGGGTAGTGGTTCGGGACGACGGACGCCCCACTTATCTTTTGGCCGATATCGCTTATCATTTGGATAAGGTGGAAAGAAAGTACGATAAGATCATAGACATTTGGGGGCCCGACCACCACGGGTACATCGCGAGATTGGCGGGAGCGGTGCAGGCGCTGGGATATCCTAAGGAAAATTTCCAGGTGATCATCGCGCAGCAGGTAAACCTACTCATGGCCGGTCAAAAGATGAAGATGAGCAAGCGTGCCGGAGAATTCCAGACAATGGAGGATCTACTCGGGTATTTAGGAAAACATGCCCGCGACGTGGCACGTTATTTTTTCGTAATGCGATCCTTGGATTCTCCTTTGGACTTCGATTTGGATCTGGCCAAGGACGAGTCTGACAAAAATCCGGTATTCTATCTTCAGTATGCTCACGCTAGGATCTGCTCCATCTTTCGCGAAGTAGGGACCCACTCCGACGCGGCCGCGCTGCGCGATTTGGAAATGACCGAGGAACGAAAGCGCCTTCTTTTTTGGGCGGCGCGTTTTCCGGAGGAGGTTCTGGACGCCGCGAACAGCTTGGAACCGCATCGGCTTACGAATTATCTTCAAAACCTGGCAAGATCCTTCACCCAGTTTTACATCGCTAAAAACAACAGACTCAAGGATTCGGAAGAGTCTTTACGGACAGGCTTGGCGCGGATCTGTATCTTCGCGCAAAAGGCACTCTCTTCCGGTTTGGGTCTATTGGGTGTGACGGCCCCGGATCGTCTGGAAAAGGAAGCATGA
- the recO gene encoding DNA repair protein RecO, translated as MSGSHSSLRKTKGIVMESRILPEGDAFLRLLPEEGEVASFRVKGIKKSKTRPIAAAEPGSLVSLDYYRTQGRETYNVKEIGLLDRFETAKNGYAGIVLVSYLVELVSSFLTEGGAHPQEYRLLHAALQELDADGFSPLFLPFFKLKLLYTGGFLSKEISCSVCGKELGEMSSCSLEDEHFETICGDCRTPHPDRIGLVRFVYDCLKRKYRDLKEEKISLELLKEADRLSNRALKPLLGRRLKSESMLYDSLEERFG; from the coding sequence ATGTCTGGATCTCATTCTTCTTTAAGAAAAACGAAAGGGATCGTGATGGAAAGTCGGATTCTGCCGGAGGGGGACGCGTTCCTTCGTCTGCTTCCGGAAGAAGGGGAAGTCGCGAGTTTTCGGGTAAAGGGAATCAAAAAAAGCAAGACTCGTCCGATCGCGGCGGCTGAGCCCGGTTCTTTGGTTTCCCTCGATTACTATCGGACCCAAGGAAGAGAGACTTACAATGTAAAGGAGATCGGATTACTGGATCGGTTCGAGACTGCCAAAAACGGATACGCCGGAATCGTGCTCGTTTCCTATCTCGTGGAACTCGTCTCTTCCTTTTTGACCGAAGGGGGAGCGCATCCCCAGGAATATAGGCTGCTGCACGCCGCACTTCAGGAATTGGATGCGGACGGATTCAGCCCCCTATTTTTGCCCTTCTTCAAGTTGAAACTTCTCTATACGGGGGGATTTCTCTCGAAAGAAATTTCCTGTTCCGTATGCGGTAAAGAACTGGGGGAAATGAGCTCCTGCAGCCTGGAAGACGAACATTTCGAAACGATCTGCGGAGACTGCAGGACTCCGCATCCGGATCGGATCGGACTGGTCCGATTCGTTTACGATTGCCTGAAAAGAAAATACCGGGATCTGAAAGAGGAAAAGATTTCCCTTGAACTCCTTAAGGAAGCGGATAGGCTGAGCAATCGGGCGCTAAAACCTTTGCTCGGACGAAGACTGAAATCCGAATCGATGTTGTACGATTCTCTGGAGGAAAGATTTGGATAA
- the ybeY gene encoding rRNA maturation RNase YbeY, with product MESLLKFSFPRNDCHLSVLLVDDSSIREINRVRRNKDKATDVLSFPLSFDLHPWDLPPKKESSFGPILPLGEIVISWETCKEQAKQIGHSDEEEFFRLFVHGFLHLIGYDHERGFEDEALMRRMEDLCLDLILL from the coding sequence ATGGAATCCCTTTTGAAGTTCTCTTTTCCGCGGAACGATTGCCATCTTTCCGTTTTGCTGGTCGACGATTCCTCGATCCGAGAAATCAACCGTGTGCGTAGGAATAAGGATAAAGCCACGGACGTACTTTCCTTTCCTTTATCCTTTGACCTTCATCCCTGGGATCTGCCTCCGAAAAAAGAGTCTTCATTCGGGCCGATCTTGCCCCTAGGCGAGATCGTGATTTCTTGGGAAACCTGTAAGGAGCAAGCGAAGCAGATCGGTCATTCGGACGAAGAGGAATTCTTCCGATTGTTCGTGCACGGGTTCCTGCATCTGATCGGTTACGATCATGAAAGGGGATTCGAGGACGAGGCGTTGATGCGAAGGATGGAGGATCTATGTCTGGATCTCATTCTTCTTTAA